Part of the Pseudomonadota bacterium genome is shown below.
AAGACCATGGTGCTGATCGCCCTGACCGGATGGGGGCAGGAAGAAGACCGGCGCAAGTCGAAGGCCGCCGGGTTCGATGTCCACCTGGTCAAGCCCGTGGACTACGGCGCCCTGATGGAACTGCTTGCTCTACCCGCAGATCAGGGAGGCTAGCTCCCCAGGCGCTGAGACCGACCACGATTTCGCGCCGCATTGCGCCTTTGCAGGCGGGGGGCGGGCTGAAAACAAGAAAAAGGGGTCGGAGTTATCTTTATTGCCTAAATCATGACAGGCAAGCGGGGAAATATGAGGTGGATGAACGAGGGATGGTTTGGGTAAATACGACAAGCTATTGCGCCGTATACGTGCAGGTAAGTCGGATGCAAACGTTCCGTTTTCAGACCTACGATAGGTACTGATCAGGTTGGGTTTTGAAGAGCGCATTAAAGGTGACCACCACATATTCACGAAGGAGGGTGTCGAGGAGATCCTCAACTTTCGCTGTCGATCGAGGCGCTCGTTGCCGTCTTCCGTTTCTGCCGCGATGCTCCATCGCAGCTTCCGTATGCGGCCACGATCGGCCTGACGGCCGCGGCGCTGCTGGCCGCGTGCGGCGTTTTCATCAAATTGAACCATAGTGCGGAAATGCTCGAACCGGAATCGCTGGAAGCGGCCAACTTGTACCCGGCCGAGGCGTCTGCGACGCCTTCGCCTTGGCTGCAAGTGAAAAACGCATGAACCAGGGCTCTCGCCACCACCGCGCGCGAAAGCTGCGGGAGGCAATGCGCCAGGCGCTTGCGGAATTCCTGCTCGTCCCCACCGGCATCATCGTGGGTTTCCTGGTCCTCGCCGCGGCCACTTTCATGCTCGATCGGAGCAGCACTGCCTGGCTGGTACCGATCCGGACGTTGCTGCAAACCTATGCCTTCGCCGATGCCACGGCCACCGGGGATCTGCTGGGGACGATCGCTGCGGGACTCATCACGATCACATCGATCACGGTTTCGCTATTGCTAGTCGCCCTGCAACAATCAGCGAGTGCCCTGACTCATCAGGTGTACGACCAGTTTCTGCGGAATCGGCAAAATCAAGTCTACTTCGGGTTTTTCGTCGGCCTGTCGCTTTACGCACTCATTACGCTGGCCTCCGTCGGGCCGTTGAATCCCGTCTTCGGCGCCATCGTTGCGTTGATGTCGACGATTACGGCGCTTTGTCTGCTGCTCGTACTGTTCTACACCACAGTCAATCAGATGCGGCCGGTGGTTATCATCGAGGCGATCCGCCAGCACGTACTGGCGGCGCGGGAAGTCCAGCTCGGCCTCCTCCGCAAAACCCGGCGGTCCTCCAGTTTGATCGCCTCGTTGAGCCTTCCCGTTAAAGCCGTGGCCCACGGCTTCGTGACGCGGATCGATGTCGAGTCCATCAAGTCCGCGGCGGTTCTCGCCGGGGCAGAAGTGGAAGTCGTCGTGCGGGTTACGATCGGCTCCTACGTCGTGTTTGGACAGGTGCTTGCCGAAGTGAAGGCGCATGCGCTGGACGACGCGGTCGCCGTCGCCGACGTCCTGGAAGACGCGATCCATCGCGAAGAAAAGCGCGATATTGCCTCCGATCCGCTTAACGGCATCGAAGAGCTCGAGACCATCGGGTGGACGTCGATTTCGACGGCGCAATCGGACCCCGACGCCGGGTTGCTCACGATCTACAGCTTGCGGGACATTCTGGCGCGCTGGTCGAGCCCGCCGGATGAAGCCCCGGAGGGTGAAATAGCGCCGATCGTGTATGTCGACGACGTTCTACCGCGGTTGCTGAATGCGTTCGAGTCGCTGGCCGTGTCGGCGTCGGAATCAATGCAGCATCAGAATTGCTCCGAGATCCTTCGCACTTTCGATCTCCTGTTCGAACGGCTGCCGCCGGATTTGCAACTGCGCGTGGAAGACGTGATCCGTCGTACGCTGTCTGCGCTGGGCGATCATGTCCTCACAAACGAGCTCGAGAACGCGCTCACGGGATTGATCTCCACTCTCGAGCAGGCTGGGCGCCGGCAAACTGCTGCCGCAGTTCTCGCGGCGAAGGATCAACTGGCGCGTTCCCTGGGCAAGCTCGGCGGCCGCTCGAGCCGTCCGGCATGATGCCAATGAGCGGTCGCGTTCACTCTTTGACGATGCAGCGGCGCCAACAGCCACCGGCCATCTACACGGCAGAAATCGTTAGCCTGGGGTGGAGCGAAGCGTAACCCAGGGATCGGCCATGGCCTCCCCGGATTCCGCTGCGCTCCATCCGGGCTACATGACTTACCCCACCGACGCGAACGATAGCGCGCTGTCCTTTTCCGGGAAGCCGCCGACGCGGGCGACGCGCACGGCGCAGAACTTGAACTCCGGGATCTTGCCGTAGGGGTCGAGGGCCTCGGTGGTCAGAAGGTTGGCGGCGGCCTCGGTGTAGCAGAAGGCCATGAATACCGAACCGCGCTGCATGCCGGTATCGGATCGAGCGCGTCCCTCGAGCCTGCCGCGGCGGGAATCGATCCTGATCATATCTCCGGGCAGGGCGCCGATCTGGTTCAAATCCTCGGGGTGGATGTTGATGACGGGCTCGGGTTCCAGGGCGTCGAGCACGGTCGCGCGGCGCGTCATGCTCCCGGTGTGCCAGTGCTCGAGATGGCGACCGGTGATGAAGACGAAGGGATAGTCCTCGTCGGGCCACTCGTTGGCCTCGATGTAATCCGCCGGGACGAAGTGGCCGCGGCCGTCCTCGGTCGGGAAGCCGTCGGTGAAGATCACCGGTTCTCCCGGATCGCCCTCCTCGATGAGCGGATAGGTGAGGGAGTCTACTTGCGTGAGCCGGTCCCAGGTCATGCCGGCCATGGTGGGCACGGCCTTGCGGATCTCTTCGAAGACCTCCTCGGGGCCCTCGTCTTCCCAGTCGAGCCCGATGCGGCGCGCGATCTCCTGGATGATCCAGAGGTCCTGGCGCGCGTCGCCCGGAGGATCGATGGCCTGACGGCCGAGCTGCACGCGCCTGTCGGTATTGGTGAAGGTCCCGGTCTTCTCCGGGAAGGCCGAGGCCGGGAGGATCACGTCCGCAAACCCCGCGGTCTCGGTGAAGAAGATGTCCTGCACGACCAGGTGATCCAATAACGCCAGCGCCTCGCGGGCGTGGTTGAGATTGGGATCGGACATCGCCGGGTTCTCGCCCATGATGTACATGCCCTTGATCTCGCCGTGGTGGACGGCGCTCATGATCTCGACCACCGTGAGCCCCGGATAGGGGTCGAGGCGCGTACCCCAGAGCTGCTCGAAATACTGGCGGGCCTTGCGGCTCTTCACCGGCTGGTAGTCGGGATAGACCATGGGGATGAGGCCGACATCCGATGCTCCCTGCACGTTGTTCTGGCCGCGCAAGGGATGGAGCCCGGTGCCCGGCCGACCGATCTGACCCGTGAGCAGGGCGAGCGAGATCAGACACCGGGCGTTGTCCGTGCCGTGGATGTGCTGGGAGATCCCCATGCCCCAGAAGATGATGGAGGCCTTGGCGCTCGCATACACGCGTGCGATCTCTTTGATCAATTCGGCCGGGACGTCGCAGAGCGGTGCCACGCGCTCGGGGCTATAGCCCTTGACCGTCTCGGCCACCGCCTCGAAGCCCTCGGTGTGCTTGACGATGTAATCGACGTTGTGGAGCCCCTCGGCGATGATGGTGTGCATCATGGCGTTGAGTAACAGCACATCGGTGTCGTTCCGGAACTGGACAAAGTAGCGGGCATGACGCGCCAGATCGGAGCGGTAGGGGTCCATGACGATGAGCGTCTTGCCCGACTTGGCGGCGTTTTTCATGAAGGTCGCGGCGACCGGATGGTTGATCGTGGGCCGCGCCCCGATGATGACGATGACCTCGGCATCCGCGACATCGGCGACCGGGTTTGAGACCGCGCCCGAGCCCAAGGTCTGGAGCAGGGCGGCCACCGAGGAGGCGTGGCAGAGGCGCGTGCAGTGGTCCACGTTGTTGGTGCGGAAGCCGGTGCGCACCAGCTTCTGGAAGAGGTAGGCCTCCTCGTTGCTGCCCTTGGCCGAGCCGAAACCGGCGAGCGCGTTCGGACCCTTCTTGTCGCGGATCCGCTTCAAGCCCTGCGCGGCGAGATCCAGGGCCTCTTCCCAGGTCGCCTCGCGGAAATAGGTCGCGAGGTAGGTCGGGGAGAGGAGCCTTGGCGTCTTCGGAACACCGGCCCTCCGGATGAGCGGTTTGCGCAGGCGATCCGGGTGGTGGACATAATCGAAGCCATAGCGCCCCTTGACGCACAGCCGGCTGTGGTTGGCCGGCCCGTCGCGACCGTCCACATAGAGGATCTTGTTGTCCTTGACATTTAAGGTCAAAAGACACCCGACGCCGCAATAGGGGCAGGTCGACTCGACCTTCTTCTCGGGCTCGATGAGGCCGACGTTGCGGGCCGGCATGAGCGCGCCCGTGGGGCAGGCCTGGACGCACTCCCCGCAGCTCACGCAGGTACTCTCGCCCATGGGGTCGTCGAGGTCGAAGACGATCTTGGAATGCGTGCCCCGAAAGGCATACCCAATCACGTCGTTGACCTGCTCCTCGCGGCAGGCGCGCACGCAGCGCGTGCACTGGATGCAGGCGTCGAGGTTGACGGCGATGGCGGGGTTGGTGAGGTCCGGCGCCGGCTGCTCGCGCCCGGGGAACCGCGAGGGGCCGATCGCTAGCCAGTCCGCCCAGCGGTCCAGCTCCGAGCGCGGGGTGTAGGGCGAGCGCCCCGCATCCGGCATGTCCGCAAGCAATAGCTCCACGACCAGCTTCTGGGAATGGCGGGCGCGCTCGCTGTCGCTCCTGACCTCCATGCCCTGCGTGGGCTTCCGGCAGCAGGAGGGGGCCAGCGCCCGCTCGCCCTCGATCTCGACCATGCAGGCCCGGCAGTTGCCGTCCGGCCGATAGCCGGGCTGGTAGCAGAGGCGCGGGATGTCGACGCCGACGCGCTTCCCGGCCTCGAGGATGGTCTCGTCCGGCAGGGCATGGACCTCGCGGCCGTCCAGGGTGAAGGCGATGGTCTCGGGTTCGGGTAGGGGTTTGGGGATGGCGGCCATGTCAGACGAACTCCTCCGGAAAATACTTGATCGCACAGCGCAAGGGGTTGGGCGCGGCCTGGCCGAGCCCGCAGATCGAGGCATCCTCCATGGCCCGGGCCAATTCCTCCAGGAGGGCGGTGTCCCAGACGTCCCGCTCCATGAGTTTCACGGCCTTGGCCGTGCCCACCCGGCAGGGGGTGCACTGGCCGCAGGATTCGTCCTCGAAGAAGCGCAGGGCATTGAGCGCCGCATCGCGGGCGCGGTCGTGATCGGATAGCACGATGATGGCCGCGGAGCCGATGAAACAGCCGTGGGGGATGAGCGTATCGAAGTCGAGGGGCAGATCACCGAGCGAGGCCGGCAGGATCCCGCCCGAGGCGCCGCCGGGAAAATAACCGTAGAATTCTTGGCCGGACAGCATCCCGCCGCAATATTCATCGATCAGCTCGCGCATGCTGATCCCGGCAGGGCAGAGGTGCACGCCGGGTTTCTGCACGCGGCCGCTGACCGAGTAAGAGCGCAGTCCCTGCCGCCCGCGCCGCCCTTCCGAGGCGAACCACTCGGGACCGCGCTCGATGATGTCGCGCACCCAATACAGCGTCTCCAGGTTGTGCTCCAGGGTGGGTCGGCCGAAGAGCCCGACCTCTGCCACATAGGGCGGCCTCAACCGCGGCATACCGCGCTTGCCCTCGATGGACTCGATCATGGCCGACTCCTCGCCGCAGATATAGGCCCCCGCGCCGCGCCTGAGGTGCATGGGCGGGAGCGGGCAGGGCGGATCCTGGGTGAGCGCGTCGATCTCCTGGGCGAGCATGCGGCGGCAGCCGGCATACTCATCGCGGAGGTAGATATAAACCGCCTCGGCCTCGATGGCCCAGGTGGCGATCAGCATGCCCTCCAGGAAACGGTGCGGGTCGCGCTCCAGGTAATGGCGGTCCTTGAAGGTGCCGGGCTCGCCCTCGTCGATGTTGATGGCCACGAGCCTCGGTTTAGGCTGATCGCGTAAGATCCGCCACTTGCGCCCGGCGGGGAACCCGGCGCCGCCTAGCCCGCGGAGCTTGGAGTCTTCGAGTAGCTTGACGATGGCCTCGCGCTCGCGGCGACCCTCGACGCAGGCGGCGAGGGTCTCATAGCCGCCCTCGCGGCGGTATTCCGCGTATCGGATGCACGCGGGCAGCGGCGCCTCGGTGTCGCCAGCAATCACGGCATCCTCGACACGCTCGACTGTCGCGGCCTCGATGGGGTTCTGCCCGACCACCGCCACCGGCGCCGCCTGGCAGCGCCCGACACAGGGCACGTGCTGCACCCGCACGCCCTCGCCGAGCCGCTCCTCGAGCCCGGCGATGAGCTCGCGCGCGCCGAACAGCTCGCAGGTGACCGAGTCGCAGACGCGCACGGTCAAGGCCGGAGGCGGCGCCTCTCCTTCCTTGACGACATCAAAGTGATGGTAGAAGGTCGCGACCTCGTAGACCTCGGTGGTGGCGAGCCTCATCTCCTCGGCGAGCGCCACGAGGTGGGTGGCCGGGAGGCAGTGGAAGCGGTCCTGGATCCTGTGCAGGTGCTCGATGAGCAGATCGCGACGCCGCGGCTCCTCGCCCAGGAGCTCCCGTACCTCCGCCAGGGCCGCGGGATCGACGGCCCGGCCTCGGATCTGCCCCTTTTTCTGCCTTTTCTTGATGCTGGTGACGTTCACACGAAATCTCTTTACGACAGGGTGCGCTATGCGCACACGAAGTAGATCAGGTTAGCTACGGCGCTGCGGCACCGACGGCGGCATGAGGCGCGGCCGATAGCGATGCCTGCGCGGGGGCGAGATCGAGCAAAGGATAGGAAATTCAATTCAGCTTTGCAACATATATTGTCTATGGTCGCGTCGGACGGGCCGGTGGGTAGGGGTGGTCCGTGCGGGGGAAGAGATCGCTTGGGGTTGGCCCTGGCCGGGTTCCGGGTGGCTTTGGGGGACGCATAGAGGATCCGGTGCCCGGACGCGAGTCTACCCGCGACCCGGCCGCCATCCATCGCGCGGCCGGCGCGACCGCCTGCAGACCCAATTTCGCAGAGCGCTGCATCGGTGATCTACCTGCTGAAGAGATCTACCACCGCCGGTCCGTGGGGCTGGCACGCATCATGCCGTTACCCCGGCCACCAGCCCGGCAACCATTTATAGGAGAAACTCTCCGCGACGCTATGGAGCCGTGTCAAGATAAGTAACTTACTCTTGTATGCACGCATGACGCATATTAGAATTAGACAAGGAGACTGGTAAGCCAAGCGGGAAGAGGATCGACGGCATCGTGAGCAGGAAAACTAAAATGATGAACTACAGGATCTGAACTATGAAC
Proteins encoded:
- a CDS encoding DUF2254 domain-containing protein, which gives rise to MNQGSRHHRARKLREAMRQALAEFLLVPTGIIVGFLVLAAATFMLDRSSTAWLVPIRTLLQTYAFADATATGDLLGTIAAGLITITSITVSLLLVALQQSASALTHQVYDQFLRNRQNQVYFGFFVGLSLYALITLASVGPLNPVFGAIVALMSTITALCLLLVLFYTTVNQMRPVVIIEAIRQHVLAAREVQLGLLRKTRRSSSLIASLSLPVKAVAHGFVTRIDVESIKSAAVLAGAEVEVVVRVTIGSYVVFGQVLAEVKAHALDDAVAVADVLEDAIHREEKRDIASDPLNGIEELETIGWTSISTAQSDPDAGLLTIYSLRDILARWSSPPDEAPEGEIAPIVYVDDVLPRLLNAFESLAVSASESMQHQNCSEILRTFDLLFERLPPDLQLRVEDVIRRTLSALGDHVLTNELENALTGLISTLEQAGRRQTAAAVLAAKDQLARSLGKLGGRSSRPA
- the fdhF gene encoding formate dehydrogenase subunit alpha, with amino-acid sequence MAAIPKPLPEPETIAFTLDGREVHALPDETILEAGKRVGVDIPRLCYQPGYRPDGNCRACMVEIEGERALAPSCCRKPTQGMEVRSDSERARHSQKLVVELLLADMPDAGRSPYTPRSELDRWADWLAIGPSRFPGREQPAPDLTNPAIAVNLDACIQCTRCVRACREEQVNDVIGYAFRGTHSKIVFDLDDPMGESTCVSCGECVQACPTGALMPARNVGLIEPEKKVESTCPYCGVGCLLTLNVKDNKILYVDGRDGPANHSRLCVKGRYGFDYVHHPDRLRKPLIRRAGVPKTPRLLSPTYLATYFREATWEEALDLAAQGLKRIRDKKGPNALAGFGSAKGSNEEAYLFQKLVRTGFRTNNVDHCTRLCHASSVAALLQTLGSGAVSNPVADVADAEVIVIIGARPTINHPVAATFMKNAAKSGKTLIVMDPYRSDLARHARYFVQFRNDTDVLLLNAMMHTIIAEGLHNVDYIVKHTEGFEAVAETVKGYSPERVAPLCDVPAELIKEIARVYASAKASIIFWGMGISQHIHGTDNARCLISLALLTGQIGRPGTGLHPLRGQNNVQGASDVGLIPMVYPDYQPVKSRKARQYFEQLWGTRLDPYPGLTVVEIMSAVHHGEIKGMYIMGENPAMSDPNLNHAREALALLDHLVVQDIFFTETAGFADVILPASAFPEKTGTFTNTDRRVQLGRQAIDPPGDARQDLWIIQEIARRIGLDWEDEGPEEVFEEIRKAVPTMAGMTWDRLTQVDSLTYPLIEEGDPGEPVIFTDGFPTEDGRGHFVPADYIEANEWPDEDYPFVFITGRHLEHWHTGSMTRRATVLDALEPEPVINIHPEDLNQIGALPGDMIRIDSRRGRLEGRARSDTGMQRGSVFMAFCYTEAAANLLTTEALDPYGKIPEFKFCAVRVARVGGFPEKDSALSFASVG
- a CDS encoding NAD(P)H-dependent oxidoreductase subunit E, whose protein sequence is MNVTSIKKRQKKGQIRGRAVDPAALAEVRELLGEEPRRRDLLIEHLHRIQDRFHCLPATHLVALAEEMRLATTEVYEVATFYHHFDVVKEGEAPPPALTVRVCDSVTCELFGARELIAGLEERLGEGVRVQHVPCVGRCQAAPVAVVGQNPIEAATVERVEDAVIAGDTEAPLPACIRYAEYRREGGYETLAACVEGRREREAIVKLLEDSKLRGLGGAGFPAGRKWRILRDQPKPRLVAINIDEGEPGTFKDRHYLERDPHRFLEGMLIATWAIEAEAVYIYLRDEYAGCRRMLAQEIDALTQDPPCPLPPMHLRRGAGAYICGEESAMIESIEGKRGMPRLRPPYVAEVGLFGRPTLEHNLETLYWVRDIIERGPEWFASEGRRGRQGLRSYSVSGRVQKPGVHLCPAGISMRELIDEYCGGMLSGQEFYGYFPGGASGGILPASLGDLPLDFDTLIPHGCFIGSAAIIVLSDHDRARDAALNALRFFEDESCGQCTPCRVGTAKAVKLMERDVWDTALLEELARAMEDASICGLGQAAPNPLRCAIKYFPEEFV